CCTCGCGCGGTACATGCGCATCCTCTCACCGGACGTCGTCTTCCGCTACGAGAGCCGCATCATCAACGTCCACCCGAGCCTGCTCCCGGCGTTCCCAGGGGCCTCGGCGTACATGCAGGCCATCGAGGAGGGCGTCCGCATCGCCGGCGTCACCGCGCACTACGTCACGACGGACCTGGACCAGGGCCCCATCATCACCCAGCGGGCCTTCAACGTCCCCGACGACGCCACCGAAGAGGAACTCCAGCAGCTCGGCCAACCGCTCGAGGCCGATGCCCTGCTCGAGGCCATCAGGCTCCACCTCGACGACGAGGTGACCGTCCACCGCGGCCGGACGAAACTCCGGAACCCGGAAGAGACCGAAGCGCAACTCGGCGCGCCGGAGGACCTCGACGACCTCAACCCCGACCGGCCCATCGACGGCCTCGGGGCGTTCGTGGCCGGCGACGAGCCGGAGGCCGAAGCGGACGATTAGGCCCGCGAGTGTCCAGCGGACACTCGATTCGGGCGAGCGGTGGAACCGCGAGCCAGTCCGAACCGCGTAGCGTGTTCGGACACGTAAGCGGTCGGTTCGTTGAAGCGGACGATTAGGCCCGGATTCGAGCACCAATACGCGGCGGGAGAACAGGGGAGACCGAAAGACGACAGGCCTGTACCCACCGGTCCAGCGTGTAAACGTCTCGCCGGTGGTTTCTGGTTCGGAAACGTTTATTCGCCGCCCGGTTCCAAATCGTGGTATGAAAATTCTTGTCACGGTCAAGCAGGTCGCAGTCGTCGACGACGAGTTCGAGATCGACGGACTCGGCATCGACGACCGGTACATCACGCACGACCTCAACGAGTGGGACGAGTATGCCGTCGAGGAGGCCGTCCAGCTGCAGGAGGCCGCCGACGAGGACGTGGAGGTCGTGACGGTGACAATCGGGCCCGAAGACACCGAGGAGACGATTCGCCAGGCGCTGGCGAAGGGGGCCGATCGCGCGGTCCGAGTCTGGGACGACACGCTCGCCGAGGCCGGATTGCTGGACCCGACGACGAAGGCCCGGGTGGTCGAAGCCGTGGCAAGCGAGGAGGACCCCGACCTCGTGCTCACAGGGGTGCAGTCGGCCGACGACGGGTTCGGCGCGACCGGCGTGACGCTGGCCGAACGGCTCGGCTTCGAGTGGGCGGCCGTCGTCAACGACCTCGAACTGGACCGCGAGGCGGGCGTCGCGTCCGTCCACCGCGAGCTCGAGGGCAGCATCGAGGAGCTGACCGACGTCCAGCTGCCGGCGGTGCTGACCATCCAGACCGGTATCAACGAGCCGCGTTACGCCAGCCTCAGAGGAATCCGCCAGGCACAGACGAAGGAGCTCGACGTCAGGTCGCTGGAGGACGTCGGGTTGTCGCCGGCGGACATCGAGAGCCCGCTCGAGCAGACCTCGCTGTACGAGCCCACGAGCGAGAGCGACGCGACGGTGTTCGAGGGGAGCGCCGAGGAGGCGGCCGCCGAACTGGCGGAAGTGCTCCGTGACGCGGGGGTGGCGAACTGATGACGATACTGTCCGTCGCCGAGCACCGCCGCGGCGAGCTCCGGCCGGTGAGCCTCGAGCTGCTCAGCGTCGGCCACTTGGTCGCCGATGAGACGGACAGCGAGCACCACACCGTCGTCGTG
This DNA window, taken from Haloarcula ordinaria, encodes the following:
- a CDS encoding electron transfer flavoprotein subunit beta/FixA family protein translates to MKILVTVKQVAVVDDEFEIDGLGIDDRYITHDLNEWDEYAVEEAVQLQEAADEDVEVVTVTIGPEDTEETIRQALAKGADRAVRVWDDTLAEAGLLDPTTKARVVEAVASEEDPDLVLTGVQSADDGFGATGVTLAERLGFEWAAVVNDLELDREAGVASVHRELEGSIEELTDVQLPAVLTIQTGINEPRYASLRGIRQAQTKELDVRSLEDVGLSPADIESPLEQTSLYEPTSESDATVFEGSAEEAAAELAEVLRDAGVAN